In Enterobacteriaceae bacterium Kacie_13, the following proteins share a genomic window:
- a CDS encoding extracellular solute-binding protein, protein MSGLFHRRILSVLLPLAFFANAQAQTVVKIATIANGDMTIMQQMSGEFEKAHPDIKLEWHVMDDGELRKQVLSDMNRGQANFDVITVGTYEAPLWGKKGWLQPLNNLPADYNVDDLLKPIRSALSWNGTLYALPFYGESSMTYYRKDLFAAKHLAMPVNPTWDDVKSYAAQLTDKSQGVYGLCLRGLAGWGDNVAFITTMANAYGAEWFDQDWHPRLDSDEWRAVLTDYVQIMHDYGPPDGKSNSFGQNLKLFSQGKCAMWIDSTVAAGMVINPQISRVADKVGFTPAPTAISTNGSHWLWAWALAVPQHASHKDQAQQFITWATSQAYIQDVAKTIGWGAIPPGSRYSSYAQVKYQKLAPYAEGVKQAVETATPETPTLYPVPYQGVQYVSIPGFDQMGDAVGKNISDLLEGKKTIDETLTANQQVVTTIYAAAAQAN, encoded by the coding sequence ATGTCAGGTCTTTTTCACAGAAGGATCCTCAGTGTACTGCTGCCGCTGGCGTTCTTCGCCAATGCACAGGCGCAAACCGTGGTCAAAATCGCCACCATCGCCAACGGCGATATGACGATCATGCAGCAGATGTCCGGCGAGTTCGAAAAAGCGCACCCGGACATCAAACTCGAATGGCATGTCATGGATGACGGCGAACTGCGTAAGCAGGTGCTAAGCGACATGAACCGCGGGCAGGCGAACTTTGACGTGATCACCGTCGGCACTTATGAAGCGCCGCTGTGGGGCAAAAAAGGCTGGCTGCAACCGCTGAACAATCTGCCTGCCGATTACAACGTTGACGACCTGCTTAAGCCAATTCGCAGTGCACTTTCGTGGAACGGAACGCTGTACGCGCTGCCGTTTTACGGTGAAAGCAGCATGACTTATTACCGTAAAGATCTCTTTGCGGCGAAGCATCTCGCAATGCCTGTCAATCCGACCTGGGATGACGTGAAATCTTACGCCGCGCAGCTTACGGACAAATCGCAGGGCGTCTACGGCTTATGCCTGCGCGGGCTGGCAGGGTGGGGGGATAACGTCGCCTTTATCACCACGATGGCGAATGCCTATGGCGCGGAATGGTTCGATCAGGACTGGCATCCGCGTCTGGACAGCGACGAGTGGCGTGCGGTGCTGACCGATTACGTGCAGATCATGCACGATTACGGCCCGCCGGATGGCAAATCCAACAGTTTTGGACAAAACCTCAAGCTGTTCTCTCAGGGGAAATGCGCGATGTGGATCGACAGCACCGTCGCCGCCGGTATGGTTATTAATCCGCAGATTTCCCGTGTGGCCGATAAAGTTGGGTTTACGCCCGCGCCGACCGCGATTTCCACCAATGGCTCGCACTGGCTGTGGGCATGGGCGCTGGCCGTTCCGCAGCATGCCAGCCATAAAGATCAGGCGCAGCAATTTATCACCTGGGCGACATCGCAGGCATACATTCAGGATGTGGCGAAAACCATCGGCTGGGGCGCGATCCCGCCGGGCAGTCGTTATTCTTCCTATGCGCAGGTGAAATACCAGAAACTGGCGCCCTATGCTGAGGGTGTGAAACAGGCGGTTGAAACGGCGACGCCGGAAACGCCAACGCTCTACCCGGTACCATATCAGGGCGTGCAGTACGTCAGTATTCCGGGCTTTGATCAGATGGGTGATGCGGTAGGGAAAAATATTTCAGATTTGCTGGAAGGCAAAAAAACAATCGATGAAACGCTGACCGCCAATCAGCAGGTTGTAACGACGATTTATGCCGCCGCGGCGCAGGCGAATTAA
- a CDS encoding aldehyde dehydrogenase family protein, protein MTQAISLNPFNGERIAEYPYDSALALEAAVAQGSAAFKHWRKVDINQRATHLMQLAAELRDAGEEIARTLSREMGKPVKQARAEVEKSANLCEWYAKHGPAMLAPEPTLVDNGEAHIHYRPSGMILAIMPWNFPVWQILRGAVPAMLAGNTFLLKPAPNVMGTTYLVKQAALKAGFPAGVFGVINVDTPAVADLIADSRVTAVTVTGSVRAGAAIAELAGKSVKKCVLELGGSDPFIVLNDANLDEAVTAAVAGRYQNTGQVCAAAKRMIVEEGVLEDFTAKFVAATQALVMGDPLDDATYIGPMARFDLRDELDQQVQESLAQGATLLLGGEKVAGKGNFYAPTVLGNVTPEMTAFRQELFGPVAAISVARDAKHAVELANDSDFGLSATIYTANLDLAKEMTDELETGGVFINGYSASDPRVAFGGVKKSGYGRELSHFGLREFCNVQTVWTDRK, encoded by the coding sequence ATGACTCAAGCCATTTCACTGAACCCGTTTAACGGCGAACGCATCGCCGAATACCCCTACGATTCTGCACTGGCGCTTGAAGCCGCCGTCGCACAGGGCAGCGCCGCATTTAAACACTGGCGCAAGGTGGATATTAACCAACGTGCAACCCACCTGATGCAACTGGCCGCCGAACTGCGTGATGCCGGTGAAGAGATTGCCCGTACTCTCTCCCGCGAAATGGGTAAGCCAGTAAAACAGGCGCGTGCCGAAGTCGAGAAATCGGCAAATCTTTGCGAATGGTATGCAAAGCATGGTCCGGCGATGCTGGCACCGGAACCGACACTGGTCGATAACGGCGAAGCACATATTCACTACCGCCCTTCCGGGATGATTCTGGCGATCATGCCCTGGAATTTCCCGGTCTGGCAGATCCTGCGCGGCGCAGTTCCGGCCATGCTGGCGGGGAATACTTTTTTGCTCAAACCTGCACCGAATGTAATGGGCACCACATATTTAGTGAAACAGGCCGCACTAAAAGCCGGATTCCCGGCCGGTGTGTTTGGCGTGATTAATGTCGATACACCTGCCGTTGCAGATCTGATCGCCGACAGCCGCGTCACCGCCGTCACCGTGACCGGCAGCGTGCGGGCAGGTGCCGCGATCGCCGAACTGGCAGGGAAATCCGTCAAAAAATGCGTACTGGAGTTGGGTGGTTCGGATCCGTTTATCGTACTTAATGATGCCAATCTGGATGAAGCAGTGACCGCCGCCGTCGCGGGACGTTATCAGAATACCGGGCAGGTGTGCGCCGCCGCCAAGCGTATGATCGTTGAAGAAGGCGTGCTGGAAGACTTCACGGCGAAATTTGTTGCCGCCACGCAGGCACTGGTGATGGGGGATCCCCTCGATGATGCTACTTACATCGGCCCGATGGCACGTTTCGATTTGCGTGATGAGCTGGATCAGCAGGTTCAGGAGAGCCTGGCGCAGGGCGCAACGCTGCTGCTGGGCGGTGAAAAAGTCGCAGGGAAAGGCAATTTCTACGCGCCTACCGTGCTCGGCAACGTGACGCCGGAAATGACCGCATTTCGTCAGGAACTGTTTGGTCCGGTTGCTGCCATTAGCGTGGCGCGTGATGCGAAACATGCGGTTGAGCTGGCAAACGACAGCGATTTCGGGCTGAGCGCGACAATATATACGGCCAATTTGGATCTGGCGAAAGAGATGACGGATGAACTGGAAACCGGCGGTGTCTTTATCAATGGTTACAGCGCATCGGATCCGCGCGTGGCGTTTGGTGGCGTGAAAAAAAGCGGGTATGGCCGCGAGCTGTCTCACTTCGGTTTACGCGAGTTTTGCAACGTGCAGACCGTGTGGACTGACCGTAAGTAG
- a CDS encoding LysR family transcriptional regulator has product MNLSQLEMFRAVAQTGSISAAAQLVHRVPSNLTTRIKQLEAELGVELFIRENQRLRLSPAGRNFLNYNNRILDLVDEARASVSGDEPQGIFTLGALESTAAVRIPPLLTRYHQKFSKVELALSTGPSGELLEKVLEGELEATFVDGPVVHPVLDGVPVYQEEMVIVAPEHHAPVTRGKEVNGEIVYAFRSNCSYRRHFESWFREDEAAPGKIYEMESYHGMLACVIAGGGLALMPRSMLESMPGSSTVSVWPLADHYRYLTTWLIWRRGALTRNLSEFVALASEAKISSPPPVK; this is encoded by the coding sequence ATGAATCTGTCACAACTGGAGATGTTTCGTGCCGTTGCACAGACCGGCAGTATCAGCGCCGCCGCGCAGCTGGTTCACCGCGTGCCGTCAAATCTCACCACGCGCATCAAACAGCTGGAAGCCGAACTGGGCGTCGAGTTGTTTATCCGCGAGAACCAGCGCCTGCGTTTGTCACCGGCCGGGCGTAACTTTCTCAATTACAACAACCGCATTCTCGATCTGGTGGACGAAGCGCGGGCATCGGTTTCCGGCGATGAACCGCAGGGAATTTTCACGCTGGGCGCGCTGGAAAGCACGGCAGCGGTGCGTATACCGCCGCTGCTGACGCGATATCATCAAAAGTTCAGCAAAGTAGAGCTGGCGCTGAGCACCGGGCCTTCCGGTGAATTACTGGAAAAAGTGCTGGAGGGGGAACTGGAAGCGACTTTCGTGGATGGCCCGGTAGTACATCCAGTGCTCGACGGCGTACCGGTGTATCAGGAGGAAATGGTGATTGTTGCGCCGGAACACCACGCGCCTGTCACGCGGGGAAAGGAAGTGAACGGGGAAATCGTCTACGCGTTTCGTTCCAACTGCTCCTACCGCCGCCATTTCGAAAGCTGGTTCAGGGAGGATGAAGCGGCACCCGGAAAAATTTATGAAATGGAGTCCTATCACGGAATGCTGGCGTGCGTGATTGCCGGTGGCGGGCTGGCGCTGATGCCGCGCAGTATGCTGGAAAGTATGCCGGGCAGCAGTACGGTCAGCGTCTGGCCATTGGCGGATCACTATCGGTATTTGACGACCTGGCTGATATGGCGGAGGGGAGCGTTAACGCGAAATTTGTCTGAATTTGTCGCGCTGGCGTCAGAGGCGAAAATCAGCTCTCCGCCACCTGTAAAATGA
- a CDS encoding H-NS histone family protein, with the protein MDNALNVLNNIRTLRAQAREMPLETLEEILEKLTAIVEESRENVKAVSAQQQERNEKLSKYRKMLEEDGIDLDDLLTHQGAKETTKTKSKRQPRPAIYEYKDTNGEHKTWTGQGRTPSAIKAAMDAGATLESFLIAR; encoded by the coding sequence ATGGACAACGCATTAAACGTTTTGAATAATATCCGTACACTTCGCGCGCAGGCTCGTGAAATGCCACTGGAAACTCTCGAAGAAATTCTTGAAAAGTTAACGGCGATTGTTGAAGAATCTCGTGAAAATGTAAAAGCGGTCAGCGCACAACAGCAAGAACGTAACGAGAAACTTTCTAAATATCGCAAAATGTTGGAAGAAGACGGCATTGATCTCGATGATCTGTTGACCCATCAGGGTGCGAAAGAAACCACCAAAACCAAGTCTAAACGCCAGCCACGTCCTGCTATCTATGAATACAAAGACACCAACGGCGAACACAAAACCTGGACGGGTCAGGGCCGTACCCCATCAGCCATCAAAGCAGCGATGGATGCGGGTGCAACTCTGGAAAGTTTCCTGATCGCACGTTAA